The candidate division WOR-3 bacterium nucleotide sequence CTCAGTTATTATTGGTCGGATGATTATTTGCTCTGGTCGCATCTCTTCTCCAATTCAGATAAACCATTTTTTGTGAATAAGACGTAATCCGCCCAGATCACATCGTAGCAGTTGATATCCGCAGACCGTTTCAAAATAACCTTAGGAATATTTCGGGCGGAAAGAATAAGATTCTGGTCGAATTGGGCACCCGTAATCAATACCTTTGCCCCATCCAAGTNNNNNNNNNNTTTTCTTAAGAATCTCTTTTAACGCCTTGGTGCTCGGTCTTTCAAAATTCAAATCTTCAATCACCCGGATGCGCTCTTCTTGGGCAGCAGCACTCAATGCCGCAAGTAATGCTTTGTTTTTCTTCTGCTGGGGCATCACTTTATAATAATCCCGGGGTT carries:
- the rplD gene encoding 50S ribosomal protein L4, whose protein sequence is LDGAKVLITGAQFDQNLILSARNIPKVILKRSADINCYDVIWADYVLFTKNGLSELEKRCDQSK